From the genome of Brassica oleracea var. oleracea cultivar TO1000 unplaced genomic scaffold, BOL UnpScaffold00935, whole genome shotgun sequence:
ttttagtttttgttccTTAAATAGCTATCaagaatatataaaagtttcaaaactAATTTTCATTATGGGTAAAAAGacaattttatctttatttacaattgtctttaattatttattagatacaaaaatattaaaaaaattgaaaataagaaacagaaataatttttcaatttttttcttttgaaaaaaaaaatcataaataaataaattaggaAATGATTTTCCTTAAAAACGTTTATGAGAcgaatttgtaaaataaaattctctAAATTTAAGAATACTTTCGTAAACGTGTAATTAGATTTCTGATGTAACTTGTATGTGtatcttaaaaaaaacttcttgaatgtaacatgcatatatatttaaaaaaatcttcttaATGTATATAACATCTTCATGAATTTGACTTATAAACATATTTAGGAAAACATTATTGatctaatttctaaaatttatgaatatatttctaaatatgtataataactTTATAGAATTTACATACCAAATTCAGGAAGGTATTATTATAACTTtaggaaaatataataaatattcaagtatatcatagtaatatatataattcaaattcattaagatattcataaatttatattcatgAAAATTTTCCTAAATACACATTTATTAAAGCTTTCCTAAATTTATGAAGATGTTACACATATTTATCcatatctttttaaattttaagaagatATTACATATAGTCAGTAATATTTTCCTAAATGTACATATAACTCAAATTTAGGAAGATATCTGATATACTCAAATTGGATCTTTTCTACTGCAAATTAATAATGGTTATTGTAAATCTTTAAATTCAATTTTAGAAAACCGTTTTTACACTTTGTTTCTTGAGATTAATATAGAACCACCGACTACGACAACTGAGTGGTTCGATGGTAAAAATCGTAACAAGCAAGAAATCAAGATGatttatattcatattaaaaatggAACTAGGTCAAGAGCGTTGAGTCGAAAAGGAAACGATCAAGccacacacatatatatgttcAAGGAGCAAATCAAAACATGTCTTGAACTCGAACAAAATAGCAACATTGATCCATTTTCTAAGCATTTATCCTTTTATAATGCATTCATGATATCTAAGCTTTTGTTTGAATCAAGGAAATGTAATAAACATTAATGATTAGATTCAATAAGTTCACTGTTTGCCTTTACCCCTACTTTGGATGGTCAAACATAAATCATCCATTCATGTTATTTTTAGCAATCTAAAGCATTTTTATGAGTAGACTAAACATAGAATCATGCACTAATTGATCAGGTTATtgcatattttatgtttaacaaTGAATGGAGacaatcaaaacatcaaatCCTTATTTGTGTTTAGCTTATGGATCTATGACTCTTAGTGCTCTAGACCTAACAAATTGAGTACTCAAGCATAGTCACAGAGAACACATAGATGATAGAAAACATGATAATCAattgcaaaaaataataaaaaagttccTAATCTTTCAAGagtataaagttttttttcccTTTAATCTTATAAATCACTAGTTCTCTGTAAAGTTTGTGTATAATAACTAACATgtctgtaaaaagaaaaaaaaacaatatattgcAGGTATGTGATAGCTCCATGTTAAAAATGAAGATCCTaggtaaaattttgaaatattggAAACTTCTATAAAAATCTGGGTCAGTGCGTGCTTTTTCGTAATCCGGATGTTCCATTCTGAAGCAATTACTCCATGGAAAAATCTCCAAATGTACTCAATTCAGCTTGTTTTGCTCAAAATGATCTTCATTCTATGTAAAGTTTACTCAAGATCTGTAATgacttaaaaaaacaaaaaaaatcaataaaaatctgAACACTTACCTCTGGCATTTGTCTGAGAGGTCACGAGTTCGAATTTCAGGCGGAGAAGAGTGTCCAGGACCGTAACAGGTACATACAAAGGCTGGCTCTGGGCCTAGGGGGATTAAGGCCGAAGGCCCGAACCCATcctggttaaacaaaaaaaaaaatctgaacacTTTACCAAAAAGACACATTCTTACcaaaacccccccccccccaccagtgtttttaaaaccgaaccggaagctgaaccgaaaatattttgggtcacggtttAATATGGTTCGACagggtcaaacctggttcaacaatatagtttaatatttttttagtatgtaaatataaaaataatattagtaaacatgatgcatagttaaaatataaatcaattttgaacataaaatattataaatataaattagtttcttgtttatatgaatggtttatagatttttgatagttttagtgatttttattggtttaataattttgaaatataatccggctatgtggccggttcatggtcgaaccaattactagaccaacccggCTATATAACAGGTTCATGGTGgaacccggtccaaccatcgggtcggtccggttttaaaaacactgcccCCCCCAAACCAGCGTTCTTTCAAACCTGCTATATACTTGTTATTATTTTCATGCAAAAACCTTTTACATTCAACCAACAGTTGCATAAGCTTTTTTCGTCAGTGCTAATCTTTTTATAGACTCAAACCAGTTATTAGACTCAATTCAGCTATATAACCGATTCGGTTCGACCGTGTCCAACCATTATCGGTCGCTCCAGTAGTGTTTAAAACACTGCCATATATACATCGTCCCGAAAACAAAGTATCAGAAGATTACATTACGAGTGTTAGATCTTGCCCTCAAAATGACCCCCCGATCTTTCTTCTGCTTAACTCTCATTTTATGCCTTTCCTTTCACCTCCATCTTCTCTCCGCTTCTCAATTCGAAGGATTTGATGCTGAAGACGACGATGCTTCCGACGATTCCTCTGATCTCCACCACTCTCTCCCTCCGCCTACCATCACCCAGTCGCACTCATCACTTCCCGATCCACAACCATCTCCCGACGACCTTACCTCCGATCTCATCCCCGAATCAGACCCCGAGCCTCAGTCGGATCCCTCCTCCACGCCCTTCGATTTCTGGGATGAAGACGAGTTCGAAGGTCTGCCAGAGACGATTGACTCTTCACCGACTGCAGAAAACGCCACAGAGACGGCAGATCCAGAGACTGCCTCCACAGCTCAAGACGCCACTCCTCcgagtaagaagaagaagaaggagaagtcGTACGCAATCGAGATCGCGTGCGTCTGTTTCTTAATGGCTCTCGGAATCAACTACTTCGTCGGTAAACGCGATAACGAGCGCCTCGCTTTGGCTTGGGCCGCCAAATTCGCTTCCAAGGACACTATATTCCACAAGAATTTCAGCTTGCTAGGAGTTGGTGACGGAGTGGAGTCGCCGTTGCTGCTTAAAGAGGCGTTGAATGTGTTCAAATTCTACGCGAGCGGACGCAGGTACTGCCATGGATTGCTTGCCACCATGGAGCTTAAGAGCAGGCACGATCTGATCTCCAGGGTTTTTAACTTGGTGGTGCCTTGTAAAGATGAGATCACCTTTGAGGTTTACATGAACGAAGAGGCGATGGATCATGTCGTGTTTGCGATGGCTAAGAAGAAGGCTGCGAAAACTATGCAAAAGGAGGTGAAGGATCTGCAGAGATTCGCCGGGATTGTGTCTCCTCCCGCCGGGAGGAAGTGGGTTTCGGAGGAGCTGAGTGTCATCTCTGAATCCAAGGAAGTTGCTGGGGATATGATCACAGACACTGTGCTTGATCAGGTGAGAAATGTTCTCAGATTTTACAGTTGAACCGTGTCTGTGTGTATTCGCTGGTGTGTTTTAGTTTGCAAAAATAACTTCTTAAGCCGTAGTTAGGAGCTTACCAGATTGAGAACTAGTAGTCACAGTTTGGCTCATATTACTTGAATAGGCCTTGTTGCTTGGAAGAAAGGTTTAGTCAAGAACTAAGCATAATGAGCTTAATAATTCAGTGATGGAGTTTGGTCCATGGCTCTATCTCTGTTTCTATCTGTATAAGCGGCAAAAATAGGGAAAGCAAATCGCCTTCAATATGAACCTTAATTCgatttaacataaaattttgttttgattaatgttACACATTATGCATCTCTAACATATCTTTGCTGCACTAACCACTTACGGGCATGCGATGTAACTCTGTAGGTTTTTGGTGACAAGGCTATGGAGAAGTATGGGAAGAACTTCATGTCGATGCATATCTCTGACCAACACCCTGGCAAACACAGGAAGATGATGCTTTTCAAGTTTTCCTTACCAGATGCTAAACACATGGATGATATCGTCCGGCTAGTGGCACTAATTCCATACTACATCGACTTGGTAGGACGGTACAGACTCAGTACCCAGGTAAGGGgaaaacttattatttatagCCTCCTAGTCCAGAGTTAAATTGCATTGCAAGGCTgaatatagtatatgtttctTGATTTAATGAAGGCAAGGAATAAAACTGAGACCGGTAGGCAAAAGGCAGCAGAGGAAGCCTACAAGGAACTTCAGAACGCGAGGCAAGAGGCAttgcagaagaagaaggcaGAGAGGAAGAAACTGATGGAGGAAGCGGAAGCAAAGCTGAGCGCAGAAGTGATTAGGAAGAAAGAGGTTAAAGAAAGAGCAAGGCAGGTGAAAAAGGCAATGCCCAAAGTTAAGATGAGCCGTGGTCACTAAgctaaaatttcaattttttttttgtttcgttaAGGCCACTCTTTATACTTAAAAAAGCATATCAAACATTATCACGTGTTTTACTCGGTAGcttcttcttttgcttttcATTCTCTTATATGCATTGTTATACCATTTTTGAATGATGTTGGAGTTTTTTGATGTTGATGTGGAAAGCCATGTGAGAGCTTTGTAGAGTATATTAATGGCAAATGGCTTATGGCAGCCATGTATTCTgttgaaatttagaaatactgAACATTAGAGGATGAGAAAAGGATGACAAGAGTTTATGAAAGagtaaagttgatgtttcaAAAATGAAGCACAAGCAGAGTAAACCAAAGCTTCATGAGTGTTAGATGGTGAGAgatctttaacaaaaaaaccaaatagTATCAcaaatagtaacaaaaaatagtttgaaaacaAATGATTTTGATCGAAAATGCTATATCATCAGCCAAATCATTATTAACAGTTTATCTGGCTCATTTTTTGccaataaaattaaatcaaatcagCAAATAAAACCACTTAAACATCTTCGCAAATAACAATATGGTAGCAgataattttagataaaaaaaaaaaaaaaaaaaaattggtccaATTCGACATTAAATGTAAACTTAGAACCGAACAAAATGGTAAGTATCTAAATGTTTTTGGTTGGCAATATTTCTGAAAATCAAATATGTAACCTGAAATTGCAAAGAACCCAAAATCGAACCGAACCATTTAAACCAACGCCCAGCCCTTCACGCCGTTGGACCCATAAGTACAGATATGGATAACCGATCTAATAAGCGGCTTATTATTGGAGTTTGGGTCAGAATGTTGGGGCTAAATGAGGAGGACTGTGATTAGGCGCAGAGTGACAAGAATGATATCTGCCTTCCTCTTCCAGCCACCACTCCCAATCTCTCCCAAACACCAATACTCTCTTCTTCCTTTAACCACCACCCAGCGATTCCTCACTGCAAGCCACAGTTTTCGAACTTTGTCTACCAAATCAATTCCAAACATGCAGGATTCAGCATCAGTATCTTACCTCTCGCAAAGAGAAGCCGCGGAGATTGATGAGACCTTGATGGGTCCTCTTGGCTTCTCCGTTGATCAGCTCATGGTCTCTCCCTTCCCTCTTCCGCTTTGGTTTTACCCGCCTGATCATGATCGGTTTTCTTATCCTTCTTGCAGGAACTGGCTGGTCTTAGCGTCGCTACTTCAGTTGCTGAGGTAAATTGAATCccattctttgttttgttttcgtgAGTGTTGTTGTAATCAAGACCTTATAAGAAAAACCTCAAGGCTTTTGTTACCCAAAAGAGCCTTTCTTTATTACAGCAACCCAAAACAGGATGGATACACAAACCTGTAATAAAATCTCGAATaacaaaagttcaaaatctTCAATATAATATCCTCGCTAGCCTGTAGATTGGTTTTGAAGTCTGTAATATGTTTTTACAGGTTTATAAACCAAGTGAATATAGTCGGGTTCTAGCAATCTGTGGTCCTGGAAACAATGGTGGTGATGGTCTTGTTGCAGCCAGGCATCTTCACCATTTTGGTTATAAACCCTCTATCTGTTATCCCAAACGTACTTCCAAATCACTTTATACCGGACTCGTCACTCAGGTTCGCCACCACACTactgtttatttgtttttattatagtGCTTGCTGACATGACTGTCTCTTTTGTAGTTGGAGTCACTGTCTGTTCCTTTCGTCTCCGTTGAAGATCTGCCTGAAGACTTGTCAGAGGACTTTGATGTTATTATAGACGCAATCTTCGGGTTTTCATTTCATGGTAACTATTCTCATTTGATACAAAAACAACACTTCATGTTGCAATTGCTTCTTTGAAAGTCACCATTTTGTACATGTAGGTGCTCCAAGGCCTCCTTTTGATGCCATCATCCGGCGATTGCAGACCCTCCAAAAACGCCCTGTCATCGTCTCTGTGGACATTCCCTCTGGTTGGCACGTTGAAGAAGGAGACCATGAAGGTGGAGGAATTAAGCCTGATATGTTGGTATGCCTCTTTTAATCATATCTGTTACCATCATACTACTTTATCAATTGAATCTTTCAACTCTTATTAGGTATCTTTGACTGCCCCAAAGCTATGTGCCAAGAGCTTTTCTGGCCCTCATCACTTTTTAGGTGGGAGATTTGTACCACCTTCTGTTGCAGAAAAATACAAGCTCGAGCTTCCTAGTTACCCTGGTACATCCATGTGTGTTAGAATTGGTAAACCTCCAAAAGTTGACATATCTGCTATGAGAGTGAACTATGTCTCTCCTGAATTGCTTGAGGACCAGGTTGAAAGTGATCCTGTTTTACAGGTAATGAATGAGCAGAAACTTATATTGCTCCCAACGCATCTTGTTATACTACTCTTTCACTTTTGCTCAATTTTTATGCCTTTTCAGTTACTCGTTCTGCTAGATTACTCACTCGCTGGCTGCTTGGTTATCGTGCTTTCTTATGAGATATGAGAGACCctcctctttttttgttttgcagttCCGTAAATGGTTTGATGAAGCAGTTGCTGCTGGATTGAGAGAAACAAATGCCATGGCTTTGTCTACCACAAACAAGGACAGAAAACCGTAAGTATACTTTGTTGTTCTAAGAGACTTCACTCCATGGAACAATATGCGGATGAACCATGTTCCAAAAGCCCTTTTTTTTATCTGCATAATTCTTATTTGTCAATTgtcaatatattttctaatgaGCCTAATATTCTGCTGCAGATCATCAAGAATGGTTTTACTAAAAGGATTTGATGAGAATGGATTTGTGTGGTTAGTACATATCCTCTCCCTTTTCTTTTGAGAGTTTGGGATATGAAGATCCCCTTTGATGTTAATTGCTTGAAATTGTAAAAATGAAGGTTCACAAACTACGAAAGTAAAAAGGGTTCTGATTTATCAGAAAACCCTTTTGCAGCACTTCTGTTTTACTGGGAGGACATGAATAGGCAGGTATGTGTTTTCATCTTGCCTTAACCTTTTGTTCTGCTAAGAGTTAATAACTTGGTTACTGAATATCTAATATCCGTTCTCCCTGTAACAAAACCAGGTAAGAATTGAAGGACCAGTGGAGAGAATATCTGAGGAAGAATCTGAGAATTACTATCATAGTCGTCCTAGAGGAAGTCAGATTGGAGCTATTGTTAGCAAGCAGGTGCCTTATTAACTGTTgttatatttatcattaataTGATGTTGGTTGGACTCTCAGGCTTAAAATTACTCAGgcttaaaattttggtttctaTCAGAGTTCTGTAGTACCTGGCAGGCATGTTCTATACGACGAATATGAAGAACTAACAAAAAAGTATTCAGATGGGTGAGTTACAAAATCTTTCAATccttcaaaaaagaaaaaaaattaagtttgatttgatgttctttattgattgattacTTTTGTCTTCTTTCTTGCAGAAGTGTGATACCAAAGCCTAAAAACTGGGGAGGATTCAGACTTAAACCAAACCTTTTCGAGTTTTGGCAGGGACAGCCATCTCGTTTGCATGACAGGTACCTCTTTACTTATATTGCAGTTTCGTGGAGACCAATCAGGTCTCTGTCTGGGTCTAAGGACATGTTTCTAGCTTGAAATGGGTCTCTTAATTAGGCTTAAAAACGTAGAAATGTTTGCTGACATATGATTGTCGGGATTCGCAGGCTGCAGTATTCTCTACAAGAAGGGAATCCTGCGTGGATAATTCGTAGATTGGCCCCATGACTTCTAGTCACTTCTTCCctgtgaagaagatgatggctgttttggttttatatcaaCCACTACACCGTGAGAATAAGATCTTTATATACAGTATATAGCATTGTAATGACTTTATTTCCatgtttgtcacaaaaataaagtGCTTTCCAGTTTAGCACTCAATAATGTCGTTTATTTCTTCCCAACCTCTGCTCTCATGTCATCAAAGGCCCTTAAATTTGTGGTTTGGCATCTCTGTCATAGTTTCTATACTGATGTTTTAATTGTTCAATCTAGACTTAAGATTATGTCTTCCAAAAAAAGACATCAGattgttattgtttgtttttgtttatcgAATTTAGAAACTGATCGAATTTGTTGCTCTATGTACTTTAGTTTGTTATCGAATTCTGCCCAGTATcgaaattatcttttttattataCGCTATTCGTGATACATTTTCTGTTTTGACATATCTATACTACTACTTTTTTAGTTCAATCAAGGCTTCTTCAAATTCGTTCCGGCTAATGTCCGAGCAATGATATCTTGGGAGTGTACACACTGCACAAAAGTGTATAGTAAGAAATTAGTTGTCTACCAACTGTTGTGTTCCAAACAATTCTATAATCTCTCGCGGATCAGCAATGAAGGTTTCATTAATCTTGACGAACGCATAAAAATGCTGCTAGTGGTGAATATTCATAGGACGGTCGAGGGAAAATGGGCATTTAAATCTCCAACCATTCAAAATCAGCAAGTTTAATACTAAAGTATTCCTTGCACAATTTTATTCCCCAATTAATGGTTGACTTGGCAAATTGGTGACTTAAAAGATCAGCCGTTAAGTCATAGACAATTCTCGTTAGGTTTATATCAATTATCCTCAGCATTGAACCTAGAAAACTCGAAATTCCCAAATTCAAATCCTAATTTTAACTGAAGACGATTTTCGACGAAGAAAAAAGATGATTTCCAGTGATATTTGTTTATGTGATTGGGCCGGATTTGATTTCTTACCACCAAAAATCGCCTTTGTTGTCACCGAAAATCGTCATCATTCAAAgttagggtttgaatttgggAATTCGAGTTTTTCAAGTTCAATGATaaagataattgatataaaactaAAGAGAATCCTTTATGACTTAACGTTGACTTTTTTAGTCACCAATTTGCCAAGTCAACTATTAGTTGGGGGAATAAAATCGTACTAGCAATACTTCGATATTAAACTTGCTGATTTCAaatagtttaggatttaaatgCCCATTTTCCCGGACGGTCAGTGATAATATTTTGCTCCGTCTTCATGCGAGCGAAGTAGAAACGAGAGTCAGAGCTGAACCCAAAAAACGTAATCTCTTCTAACATATGCGCACTCATCCAAGGGTCACACTTAGCTGCCAAGACCATCAATGCTACCAACATTCTGATGGATGCTATTGCTATTAAGAAAGTATAATTTTCCATCTTGTGCAGTGCAAGATCATCATGTGAGGAATCGGCAACCATAGTCTAGCTTCCTTGAACCACGACTCGTAGACCCAAAGGTATCCCACTGGAGGAATGTAAAGGCTGATGATATGGTTTTGGGATAAGAATAGTGAATTTGTGACCGATGGTCAACGGTTCCAATGTGTTTGCAATGAACTTTATGGTTCACCGAGTTTGCTTGTGGTTTGTGAAATCTTGACTTTTAATACTTGATACTTGCCAGTCGGCTTGTGTGATTGCCTTTTGAAGAATAAATGTCACCTCCTTTGCTTACTGAGAGAAGATATTAACATCCTCGCCGCTGACTTCATCCTTGACGACATCATTTTCCTCCACATCTAGGTAATCAATGTTCTCATGATTCTTGGCATCCCCTTGTTCCAATTCTTCTGAGAACTGAACTAGCTGAAGCTTAGCCTCGTCAAGATCAGCAGTCCCACTGAAGGTGGCAAAAGTTTTCTGATCAA
Proteins encoded in this window:
- the LOC106320474 gene encoding uncharacterized protein At5g49945 codes for the protein MTPRSFFCLTLILCLSFHLHLLSASQFEGFDAEDDDASDDSSDLHHSLPPPTITQSHSSLPDPQPSPDDLTSDLIPESDPEPQSDPSSTPFDFWDEDEFEGLPETIDSSPTAENATETADPETASTAQDATPPSKKKKKEKSYAIEIACVCFLMALGINYFVGKRDNERLALAWAAKFASKDTIFHKNFSLLGVGDGVESPLLLKEALNVFKFYASGRRYCHGLLATMELKSRHDLISRVFNLVVPCKDEITFEVYMNEEAMDHVVFAMAKKKAAKTMQKEVKDLQRFAGIVSPPAGRKWVSEELSVISESKEVAGDMITDTVLDQVFGDKAMEKYGKNFMSMHISDQHPGKHRKMMLFKFSLPDAKHMDDIVRLVALIPYYIDLVGRYRLSTQARNKTETGRQKAAEEAYKELQNARQEALQKKKAERKKLMEEAEAKLSAEVIRKKEVKERARQVKKAMPKVKMSRGH
- the LOC106320480 gene encoding pyridoxine/pyridoxamine 5'-phosphate oxidase 1, chloroplastic, yielding MRRTVIRRRVTRMISAFLFQPPLPISPKHQYSLLPLTTTQRFLTASHSFRTLSTKSIPNMQDSASVSYLSQREAAEIDETLMGPLGFSVDQLMELAGLSVATSVAEVYKPSEYSRVLAICGPGNNGGDGLVAARHLHHFGYKPSICYPKRTSKSLYTGLVTQLESLSVPFVSVEDLPEDLSEDFDVIIDAIFGFSFHGAPRPPFDAIIRRLQTLQKRPVIVSVDIPSGWHVEEGDHEGGGIKPDMLVSLTAPKLCAKSFSGPHHFLGGRFVPPSVAEKYKLELPSYPGTSMCVRIGKPPKVDISAMRVNYVSPELLEDQVESDPVLQFRKWFDEAVAAGLRETNAMALSTTNKDRKPSSRMVLLKGFDENGFVWFTNYESKKGSDLSENPFAALLFYWEDMNRQVRIEGPVERISEEESENYYHSRPRGSQIGAIVSKQSSVVPGRHVLYDEYEELTKKYSDGSVIPKPKNWGGFRLKPNLFEFWQGQPSRLHDRLQYSLQEGNPAWIIRRLAP